DNA from Kitasatospora herbaricolor:
CGGGCGCAGCTCGATGTACGTCTCGGTGGTGGTGACGGCGGAACGGTGGAACCTCACCGGGCCGGTGACGAGGGTGGCGACGGCGCAACTGGTCTTCGTCGCCGTCGACGCGGACGGGCAGCCGCACCGTGTGCCGGCGCTGGTCCCGGAGAGCACCGTCGAGCAGCGCCGCGAGCGTCTTGCCCGTGAGCGCCGCGCTCGGCGGGCGAAGGGGCCGGCCGGCTGACCTGGCCGACCGGCTGACCCTCAGCACCCAGGTCCGTCCGGGCCCCCGACCCCGACCCCGCCCTGACCCGGAGGGGAACCCGGGGCCCGGACGGACCGGCCGTCACCAGGGCGCGCAGTGCGCCGTGCGGCCGTGCTCACACCGCCCGGTGGGCGTGGAATCCCCGCCCGCTCTTGCGGCCGAGCAGTCCGGCCTCGACCATCCGGGCGAGCATCGGCGGGGGAGCGTAGAGCGGCTCCTTGTACTCGTCGTACATCGGGCGCCCCGCCCGCCCGCGCGCCGCACTGGCCCGCTCCGGCGTCCCGCTCCGGCCGGGCCGCGGGCGTCCTCGGGCCTTTGCGAGGGGCCGGGCCCAGGTGCCAGGACGGCCGGTACCACGTGCAGGTCTGAATTATTAACGGGCCCGGTGCCGTCGAGGCCTCCGGCGGCCGGGACCAGAACCGGCCCCCTGCGGATCCGGCCCCTTCGGGTGGTGCCGGCCTGCCCGAGGGGACCGGCCGGCACCCCTGCTCGGCCCGGCGGCGGGGGAGGGTGCCCCCGCCGCCGGGCCGCCACCCGTGACCGCGCGCCGAGCCGCCGGGCGCCTCCGTCCGACCGCCTCCGTCCGCCCGCGCCCGGCGCGCCGCGACACCCGTCAGTTCACTGCGCCGCCAGGCGCGGCGTGCGCGGCGGCACCGTGCGCCGGCTGCCCGTCGCCTCGAAGGCCGCGCCGAGGGCCAGCAGCGCGTTGTCGTCGTAGGCCCGGCCGGCGAAGGTCAGCCCGACGGGCATGCCGGTGTCCGCCATGGTGCCCATCGGCACGGTCACGGTCGGGATGCCGAGGTGACGGGGCACCAGGTTGCCGTTCGCGACCCAGACACCGTTGCGCCAGCCCAGCTCGGCGGACGCCTCGCAGACGTCCATGTCCGCGGGCCCCACGTCGGCGACCGCGGGGAACACCACCGCGTCCAGGCGCAGGTCGTCCATCCACAGCTCCAGGTCGACCCGGCGGGTCTCCTCCAGCCCGCGCAGCCCCTCTTCGAGGTGCGGCATGTCGGTGAAGGACGCGTACGGGCGCTCGCGCACCAGGCGCGGGTAGTCGCCGATCGTGTCGTCGAAGCCGGTGTAGCGGTCGGGGAGTTCGCCCTGCTGCTTGGGCCAGATGCGGTCGGGGTCGACCTCGGCCAGGGTGGCGAGCGCCGGGTCGCCGTTGGCCCGCAGGAAGTCGTCCCACGCCCAGGCGGACAGGTCCTCGATCTCGACGGCGAGGAAGTCGCGGCCGACCAGGCCGCGGGTGTGCAGCGAGGGCGCCTCGGGGCGGTCGGACTCGTAGTTGGACACGACGGGGAAGTCGACCTCGACCACCTCGGCGCCGGCGGCCTCCAGGTCGCGGCGTGCGGCTTCCCACAGGGCGATCACCGACGGGCGCGTGTCGATCCGCTGCCCGGTCTGGCCGCCGATGCCGCCGTCGGGGTTGGTGCCGGCGCCGGGGTCGGCGTTGATGTACATCCTGGGTACGCCGACGCGCTTGCCGGCGAGTGCGGCGTGCGCCGTCCGGGCGTCGGCGGGTGCGAGGGCCGGGTACGAGTCGGGCCGCACCTGCGACGCCGAGGGCAGCGGGACCCAGGGCTGCGCACGCCACAGGTCGCCGCGCGTCTCCGGGTCGTCGGCGACGATGACGTCCAGCAGTTCGAACAGGTCGGCCATGGTGCGGGTGTGCGGGACCACGACGTCCATGGTCGGCACCAGCGGCCAGTTGCCGCGCACCGAGATCACGCCGCGGCTGGGCGTGTAGGCGCACAGCGCGTTGTTCGAGGCGGGCGCCCGGCCCGACGACCAGGTCTCCTCGCCGAGGCCGAACGCGCCGAACGACGCCGCCGTCGCGGTGCCGGAGCCGTTGGAGGAGCCGGAGCCGTAGGCGCTGGTGAGCCAGTCGGCGCTGTACGGGCTCTCCGCGCGGCCGTACACGCCGCGCTGCATGCCGCCGTTCGCCATCGGCGGCATGTTGGTCAGCCCTATCAGGACGGCCCCGCCCGCGCGCAGCCGCTCGACGGCGAAGGCGTCACGCTGGGCGACGAGGTGCTCGAAGGCGGGCGAGCCGGCCGCGGCGGTCAGTCCCTTCGCGAGGTAGCTGTCCTTCGCGGTGTAGGGGATGCCGTCCAGCGGGCCGAGCGTCTCGCCGCGCGCGCGGCGGGCGTCGGAGGCCTCCGCCTCGGCGCGGGCCTCCGGGTTCATCACCACCATCGCGTTGAGAGCGGTGCCGGTGCCGGGCCGGTCGTACGCGTCGATCCGCGCGAGGTAGGCGTCGAGCAGGCCGACCGCGGTGGTCTCACCTTTCTCCAGCGCCGCGCGCAGGTCGGCGATACCGGTCTCCACAACGTCGAATCGGCGCGTCATACGGGTGTCTCCTGAGGGTCGGGTCGGCCGAGCCGCTGGGCGTCGAACCGATCGCGTGCGGCCGCCGTGCTTCCACTGCACTGACTAGATTTTCAGTCTAGACTACAGATCTAGGTCCCAGAATCGAGATGAGCCCATGCCGACGCCGCCGCCAGAGTCCGAGCCCGTACGGCCGCAACGCCTCCCCGCGGCGGAAGGCGTGACCGGCCCCGCGACGGCCACCGGGCCGGGTGCCGCCGCCCAGCCCCTTCGGGCCCCGGCCGACAGGAAGCGCCGGCCCAGCGGC
Protein-coding regions in this window:
- a CDS encoding amidase, with amino-acid sequence MTRRFDVVETGIADLRAALEKGETTAVGLLDAYLARIDAYDRPGTGTALNAMVVMNPEARAEAEASDARRARGETLGPLDGIPYTAKDSYLAKGLTAAAGSPAFEHLVAQRDAFAVERLRAGGAVLIGLTNMPPMANGGMQRGVYGRAESPYSADWLTSAYGSGSSNGSGTATAASFGAFGLGEETWSSGRAPASNNALCAYTPSRGVISVRGNWPLVPTMDVVVPHTRTMADLFELLDVIVADDPETRGDLWRAQPWVPLPSASQVRPDSYPALAPADARTAHAALAGKRVGVPRMYINADPGAGTNPDGGIGGQTGQRIDTRPSVIALWEAARRDLEAAGAEVVEVDFPVVSNYESDRPEAPSLHTRGLVGRDFLAVEIEDLSAWAWDDFLRANGDPALATLAEVDPDRIWPKQQGELPDRYTGFDDTIGDYPRLVRERPYASFTDMPHLEEGLRGLEETRRVDLELWMDDLRLDAVVFPAVADVGPADMDVCEASAELGWRNGVWVANGNLVPRHLGIPTVTVPMGTMADTGMPVGLTFAGRAYDDNALLALGAAFEATGSRRTVPPRTPRLAAQ